The genome window AATATTTTTTACTAAACCCTAGTGCAGAAGATAGACAAACAATCAAAAACCGATTACAGATGTAGGTGATTATGTTATTACTGTTTCGCTCTGCCATTGGAGTTTTAAAGTTTTTATTTGCAACCAGCATTGCTTTTTTAGCGGCCACGGTTTTAGAGCTTTTTTTGCACTACCAACTTTTATCTTGGCTATTTGTATTTTGCCTGTGCTTTTACCTTGTGTTTTATATTATAAAAACCTTAACGCCCTCTGTATTTTTTATTGCCCTAGGCCTTACTATTATTTCTCTCTTTTTTTTGTATCACTACGCTAATGTTGCAGGTAATGTGTAACAAAAGCCTTTTTGCAAAACACTTTGACAAACTAAACTATACATTCTTAAAATAAAAAAATTGTAAAAAAGAGACCTATGCTAGATTTAAAACTTTTTGAAAATAACGAAAAAGATCAAAATATTAAAAAGTACGAAGCTAATTTAAAAAATAGAAATTTTTCTGTTCAAGAATTTGATAATTTACTAAAGCTAAACGAACGGCGAAAGCAGCTTATTTTTACTGTTGATACTAAAAAGTCTTTACAAAAAACTCAGTCCGCAGAACTTAGAAAAGTAACCGCAAAAGAAAAAGATGTTTTGCTAAAAAAATTACAAAGCATAAAAGCAGAAATTCATTCTTACGAAACCGAGCTGGCCTCCTTGCAAGAAGAATTTACTTCCTTAAGCCTAAGCCTTCCTAATTTGTGCGATGATAGTGTTCCCAAAGGAAAGGGAGAAGAGCAAAACAAAGAAGTATCCACTTATGGAACTATTCCTCAATTTTCTTTTTCTTCAAAAGAGCACTGGAACTTAGGAGAAGAGTTAGATATTTTAGATTTTGACAGAGCTGCAAAAGTTACCGGCTCTCGTTTTGTTTTTTTAAAAGGCGCCGGAGCAAAACTAGAACGAGCACTTATTAATTTTATGATGGACATACATAGCAAAGAACATGGCTATAAAGAACTTATTCCTCCTTTTTTAGTAAATAGTAATAGCCTAATCGGCACAGGCCAGTTTCCAAAATTTACCGAAGATGTTTTTAGTATAGTTGGGCAAGATTTAAAATTAGTGCCCACCGCAGAGGTTCCTGTTACTAACTTTTATGCAAAAGAAGTTTTAAAAGAGCAAGACCTTCCCCTTTCTTTTGTAGCCTATAGCCCTTGTTTTCGCTCCGAAGCTGGGTCTTATGGTAAAGACACAAAAGGTTTAATAAGGCAGCACCAGTTTAATAAAGTCGAACTAGTTAGTTTTGTAAAACCCGAAAACTCCCTACAAGCCCATGAAAAACTAACTGCACATGCAGAAAATATTTTAAAAAGACTAGAACTTCCTTATAGAAAAGTATTGCTTTGCACAGGCGACACTAGTTTTTCTGCAAAAAAATGTTTTGACCTAGAGGTGTGGTTACCTGGACAAAAACAATATAGAGAAATTAGTTCTTGCTCTAACTTTGGAGATTTTCAAGCTCGTCGTGCCAGCATTCGCTTTCGCAGAGCCCAAGGAGGAAAGCTTGAGTTTGTTCACACCTTAAACGGATCAGGCCTAGCCATTGGACGAACTCTTCTTGCGATTTTAGAAAACTATCAACAAGAAGACGGAAGCATAAAAATTCCATCAGCACTTATTAATTACATGGGTGGCATGACCCACATAAGCAATCCATAAATTTTTCTTTGCCTTTATAATAGTACTCCGCTAGGATTTCTAGTGGAGAGGTGGCTGAGTGGTTGAAAGCACCGGTCTTGAAAACCGACGAGCCTTAACGGGTTCCGGGGGTTCGAATCCCCCTCTCTCCGCCATAATTACTGACTAGCAATACCTCTGCGAACAGATTTTCGCTTTCGCCTTTTCCTTTGTTTATTTTTAACCAATAATTGTTTGTAAGCTTTAATTTCTTCGTCTCTATCTTTTTCCTCTTGAGCCAACTCTTGCTTAAGTTCTTCAATTTCTTGAGCCACTTCGCTAAATAATTCAACATCTTTAGCCTTGCTGCCGGCAACAGCAGAAAATGAAAAAAAAGTAAGTGCTGCCATAGCAATAACCAGTGCCATGCTTTTATTTTTAATCATTAATGCCTCCTGTTGCAGTACCTTTCGGTTGTTTTTACCTAGACTAAAGTAGAAAGCTGTGTCATTTTGAGAAAACTTAACTTTATTTTTAAATATGACCCACTACCCCTCTCCATTAATTATACAACCTCAGGCAGAGCATAAATATACTGTAATTTGGCTACATGGTTTAGGAGCTAATGCTAATGATTTTTTTAACTTAGCCCCGCGACTAAAATTTAAAAATAAACCACATACAAAATTTATTTTTCCAAACGCTTCTGAACAAAAGGTAAGCATTAACGGCTTTGCCATTATGCCTTCGTGGTATGACATTTATAACTTAGACAATACAAAAAATATTAACCTAGAGGATTTAAAAAATTCTAGCCTTTATGTTAAAGGTTTTATAGATAAAGAGGTAAGCAGTGCCACCAATGAAGATCATATTATTTTAGCAGGCTTTTCGCAGGGAGGTGTGGTGGCCCTTCATACTGCCTTAAGCGGCGTGCTTGCGCACTCTGTAAAAAGTGTACTCGCTTTATCTACCTACCACCCCGATGTGGATTTACTAAAACCCTCCACTGCAAAAACACCATCCATCTGTTTTATGCACGGAACTCAAGATACTATCATTCCCATAAAGCTGGCTAAAGAAACTTGTGTCAAAATAGAACAGTTAAATTACAAACCGCAATTTACTTCTTACCCCATGGCTCACGAAGTTTGCCTAGAACAAATTAAGGACATCAATACTTTTTTTTCTATGCAGTGTAATTAAAAGTTGGCCTGTAATTTGCTTTACAAAAGTATGAAACTTTTACTCTGCTTATTTTTTTGGCTTTTTATTCCTTTTAAGGGGAGTGCTGCTGTTAAAAAGGTGGATTTTAGTTATTTAATTCCCGCTCAACAACCCTCCATAGATCAGGTGTGTCGCTTAGATACTGAAAATTGTGATAAATTATCCAGACCTGTTAATAAAGAGGCTTTATTTTTAATTCAAAAACATAAAGCCTGGATTTTATATTTGGGACATAAATACAAAGTGCAGCCTACTTTAATTGCTAGTATTTTTTTAGCAGAACAAAGTTTAATATTTGGCCTTTATGATGTACTTCAAAATATACTTGCCTCTTGGAATATAGAAATAACTTCTAGCGTAGGCCCATTACAAGTAAGTGCTTTGGCTGTGCGAATTTCAGAAAACTTGTTATCTAAATTAGATCATCGTAAACCTGTATCTAAAAAAGTTTTGCAAAAAAAACTTTTAAATATAAAAAGCGCTTTGTATTACGCCACTGGCTACTTATTACATATACAAAATGTTTACAAAAAACAGGGTTTAGATATTTCTAATAGCTTTGGCCTAATAGGAACCCTATACACACTGGGAAGCGTTCAAAAAAGAGCAAAACAAACTAAAAAATTAAATCGCCCAATGAGAGTAAGTTACTATGGCTATTTTATAGAAAAAAATAAATCCACAGTACAAAAAATTTTATATCCTTAAAAAAACCTATAATGGGTTTACTTCTACCACGCGAGTGGCAATGTCAAAAGCTACGTAAGCAAACAAAACAAATAAAACTAAAATTGCCGAAATAAAATACCGTTTATTAACCTTTGTTTCATGCTTTAGCCCCATAAAAATTAATCCCACTGCAGTGGCCTTAACTGTAGCAATTAAAAAAGCCATAAACCCGTTTAAAAAACCTAAGTCAAAACCCGAAACAGGCTTTGCCACAATGACAGTAACAAAAGTTAAAAATAATAATAAACCTAAAACTTTAACATAAGTTTTAATCGGGGTAATGTGATGTAAGTCCATAAGTTATCCTTTTTATAAATATACTGTTTTGCGAAATTAACCTACCAAATATAATAAGGGAAATAAAAAAATCCAAATTAGGTCAATAACATGCCAAAACAAACCGACTCCTTCTACGGGAGTATAATATTTAGAATTAAAATCCCCTCGCCTAGCCCTTATTAAAACCCAAGTAATCACTCCCATTCCAATTAAAATGTGTAAACCGTGCAGCCCTGTCATTAAAAAGTAAAAAGAAAAATACAAAGCTAAGTTTGCCGACTCTGCCCCTTGGTAAGAAAAAAACTGACCTGGGTACAAACCTAAATGAAACTTATGACTATATTCGAGGTACTTTACTACCATAAACACCGCAGCCAAAACCAAAGTGAGTGCTAAGTTTAGCACCGCTTTTTTTGAATCATTTTTTTGGCAAAAATGAATACTTATAGCCATGGTAAACGAACTTAATAGTAAAACTACGGTATTTAGTGCGCCCATTCGCCAGTCTAAAAATGTTGCCCCTTCAGCAAAAGTGGCTGGGTATTGGTGATGGTATAAAAAATACGCCACAAACAACACGCCAAACATTACTATTTCTGTACATAAAAATAACCACACTCCCATTTTACTAGCAGAAAATTCGTGGTCAGCATCTTTAAAGTGATGTGCATGCTTATGGGCGGTCATAAGGCCCTCCTGAAACTTCCATTTCTTTAGTAAAGTTTTCGTGTGGAGGTG of Pseudobdellovibrionaceae bacterium contains these proteins:
- a CDS encoding carboxylesterase, with amino-acid sequence MTHYPSPLIIQPQAEHKYTVIWLHGLGANANDFFNLAPRLKFKNKPHTKFIFPNASEQKVSINGFAIMPSWYDIYNLDNTKNINLEDLKNSSLYVKGFIDKEVSSATNEDHIILAGFSQGGVVALHTALSGVLAHSVKSVLALSTYHPDVDLLKPSTAKTPSICFMHGTQDTIIPIKLAKETCVKIEQLNYKPQFTSYPMAHEVCLEQIKDINTFFSMQCN
- the serS gene encoding serine--tRNA ligase, which encodes MLDLKLFENNEKDQNIKKYEANLKNRNFSVQEFDNLLKLNERRKQLIFTVDTKKSLQKTQSAELRKVTAKEKDVLLKKLQSIKAEIHSYETELASLQEEFTSLSLSLPNLCDDSVPKGKGEEQNKEVSTYGTIPQFSFSSKEHWNLGEELDILDFDRAAKVTGSRFVFLKGAGAKLERALINFMMDIHSKEHGYKELIPPFLVNSNSLIGTGQFPKFTEDVFSIVGQDLKLVPTAEVPVTNFYAKEVLKEQDLPLSFVAYSPCFRSEAGSYGKDTKGLIRQHQFNKVELVSFVKPENSLQAHEKLTAHAENILKRLELPYRKVLLCTGDTSFSAKKCFDLEVWLPGQKQYREISSCSNFGDFQARRASIRFRRAQGGKLEFVHTLNGSGLAIGRTLLAILENYQQEDGSIKIPSALINYMGGMTHISNP
- a CDS encoding cytochrome c oxidase subunit 3 family protein; protein product: MTAHKHAHHFKDADHEFSASKMGVWLFLCTEIVMFGVLFVAYFLYHHQYPATFAEGATFLDWRMGALNTVVLLLSSFTMAISIHFCQKNDSKKAVLNLALTLVLAAVFMVVKYLEYSHKFHLGLYPGQFFSYQGAESANLALYFSFYFLMTGLHGLHILIGMGVITWVLIRARRGDFNSKYYTPVEGVGLFWHVIDLIWIFLFPLLYLVG
- a CDS encoding DUF1402 family protein — translated: MKLLLCLFFWLFIPFKGSAAVKKVDFSYLIPAQQPSIDQVCRLDTENCDKLSRPVNKEALFLIQKHKAWILYLGHKYKVQPTLIASIFLAEQSLIFGLYDVLQNILASWNIEITSSVGPLQVSALAVRISENLLSKLDHRKPVSKKVLQKKLLNIKSALYYATGYLLHIQNVYKKQGLDISNSFGLIGTLYTLGSVQKRAKQTKKLNRPMRVSYYGYFIEKNKSTVQKILYP